One Nostoc sp. UHCC 0302 DNA window includes the following coding sequences:
- a CDS encoding protein kinase, translating to MTITLLNNRYQVIQVIGAGGFGETFLAEDTHMPSRRRCVIKQLKPVTSNDPKTYQIIQQRFEREAATLEYLGESSDQIPKLYAYFSENGQFYLVQEWIHGQTLTKIVETKGYESETVVKQILLDLLPVLNYVHSKGIIHRDIKPDNIVLRSVDGKPVLIDFGAVKETIRSVVNSPGYPTQSLVIGTPGYMPSEQAVGRPVYATDIYSLGLTAIYLLTGKNPQELQTHLQSGEILWQDYAPNVSSEFATVLNQAIKPHAGDRYSTASKMLYALQSASQIRPQPTTTANTVALSRPVASNLRTQTFLQNTPTAATTGRNWQKPAVIVGSLLVGGLMSAIAISNITRQQQPEAITTANSPSSPESSPTFAPTVPPVSSQTSPTPVVPTSPPPQQITLPIPKAKVEPDTPVASAPPENEPITADTPVPKAASTPQMEPENPMAAVPTPEKTSAPQKKPRPRNKPVVTTSRQSVPAFPTGTSRSSVEAELGKPNKDLRGAWGNTRAVVYKLVPNQIDLGYLFDNNSKALRQTEVAFAQSVDPQVMQTTLNGMLGGQASEEIKQGLQKVQQRQSDNFSFTKGSVKGQIVRQSCDFIYISIWDADLHDFVNPSSAKQC from the coding sequence ATGACAATAACGCTGCTAAATAATCGCTATCAAGTCATTCAGGTAATCGGTGCTGGTGGGTTTGGTGAAACCTTTCTGGCAGAAGACACTCATATGCCTTCTCGCCGTCGTTGTGTAATCAAGCAACTCAAACCAGTAACCAGTAATGATCCAAAAACCTACCAAATAATTCAACAGCGGTTTGAACGAGAAGCAGCAACTTTGGAGTATCTGGGCGAAAGTAGTGACCAAATTCCCAAACTCTACGCCTACTTTTCTGAGAACGGGCAGTTTTACCTTGTCCAGGAATGGATTCACGGTCAAACCCTGACAAAAATTGTCGAAACTAAAGGATACGAGAGTGAAACCGTTGTCAAGCAAATTCTCTTGGATCTACTGCCAGTATTGAATTATGTTCACAGCAAAGGGATTATTCACCGCGATATCAAACCTGATAACATCGTTCTTCGTTCCGTAGATGGCAAACCAGTTTTGATTGATTTCGGTGCAGTTAAAGAAACCATTCGTTCAGTAGTGAATTCGCCAGGATATCCTACACAATCCCTGGTAATTGGTACGCCTGGTTATATGCCTAGCGAACAAGCTGTTGGTCGCCCAGTTTACGCCACAGATATCTACAGCTTGGGCTTGACAGCAATTTATTTATTGACTGGTAAAAACCCGCAAGAACTACAAACTCACCTGCAAAGTGGGGAAATACTTTGGCAGGATTACGCACCTAATGTCTCCTCAGAATTCGCAACTGTACTCAATCAGGCAATTAAACCTCATGCAGGCGATCGCTACAGCACTGCGAGTAAAATGCTATATGCTTTGCAGTCTGCTAGTCAAATTCGCCCACAGCCAACGACAACTGCTAATACAGTTGCGTTGTCTCGCCCTGTTGCATCGAATCTGCGAACCCAGACATTCCTGCAAAACACTCCTACAGCGGCTACCACTGGCAGAAATTGGCAAAAACCTGCTGTAATTGTCGGTAGTTTATTAGTAGGTGGCTTGATGAGTGCGATCGCAATTTCTAACATCACTCGCCAGCAACAACCGGAAGCAATCACCACGGCAAATTCTCCGTCATCCCCAGAATCTTCTCCCACTTTTGCACCTACTGTTCCGCCTGTATCTTCCCAAACTTCTCCAACCCCAGTTGTACCCACCTCACCACCGCCGCAGCAAATAACTTTACCAATTCCGAAAGCAAAAGTAGAACCCGATACCCCAGTTGCATCTGCACCACCAGAAAATGAGCCTATAACTGCCGATACTCCAGTACCAAAGGCAGCATCAACGCCACAAATGGAACCAGAAAATCCAATGGCTGCGGTTCCCACACCAGAAAAAACTTCAGCACCACAGAAAAAGCCCCGGCCTCGTAATAAGCCAGTAGTTACTACTAGTAGGCAAAGCGTTCCTGCATTTCCTACAGGTACATCAAGAAGCAGCGTTGAAGCGGAACTTGGCAAGCCCAATAAAGATTTAAGAGGCGCGTGGGGTAATACTCGTGCTGTAGTTTATAAATTAGTGCCAAACCAAATTGACTTAGGCTACTTATTTGATAATAATTCTAAAGCGTTGCGTCAAACTGAGGTAGCCTTTGCCCAATCGGTAGACCCACAGGTAATGCAAACAACCCTAAATGGAATGTTAGGCGGACAAGCCAGTGAAGAAATTAAGCAGGGACTTCAAAAGGTACAACAGCGTCAGTCCGACAATTTTAGTTTTACCAAAGGCTCAGTCAAAGGTCAAATTGTACGCCAAAGCTGTGACTTTATTTACATCAGTATTTGGGATGCAGACTTACATGATTTTGTAAATCCATCTTCAGCCAAGCAGTGTTAA